The following proteins are encoded in a genomic region of Synergistaceae bacterium DZ-S4:
- a CDS encoding tripartite tricarboxylate transporter TctB family protein — protein sequence MKSKTKELFFAVSISIISLLLLMTSFTYPRESSDFPRFLCGLMVVFSLLILIKTLRLPVGTKETYTGNIWGRLKIPAIVFSVTIAYVVGIMYIGYFVSSVIFFIGSMSVFGREKLLPKAIATAGFLIVVYALFVSFLGIRLPQGLLF from the coding sequence ATGAAAAGTAAAACAAAAGAGTTGTTTTTTGCGGTATCGATATCGATTATCTCGTTGCTTCTCCTTATGACCAGCTTTACCTACCCGCGTGAATCTTCAGATTTTCCAAGATTTTTGTGCGGTCTTATGGTCGTGTTTTCATTATTGATACTTATAAAGACATTGCGTTTGCCGGTCGGAACGAAGGAAACCTATACAGGCAATATTTGGGGCAGACTTAAGATCCCGGCGATCGTTTTTTCTGTGACGATCGCGTACGTAGTCGGAATAATGTATATCGGATATTTTGTGAGCAGCGTTATATTCTTTATCGGATCCATGTCTGTCTTTGGCAGAGAAAAACTTCTGCCGAAAGCGATAGCAACAGCCGGATTTTTGATCGTGGTATATGCATTATTTGTGAGTTTCCTGGGAATTAGGCTTCCCCAGGGACTATTGTTCTAA
- a CDS encoding tripartite tricarboxylate transporter permease codes for MENLMSGIAQGIFSLADPMILLMIFAGTVFGVVIGALPGLTSTMGVALLVPVTFGMSPEMGLALLGAIYCSSTYSGAISAILINIPGTPANCCTLLDGYPMTQKGESGRAIALATSASAFGGFISIFALLFMAPPLAEFALKFGAQEYFLLALFGVSVIASLSDRNMLKGLWAGALGLFLSIIGMHPLTGDVRFTAGIAELYSGLPIVIALIGLYSIPEVISSLSGSDNSEKQVNAVGSGVISQMMELFKYKMLIFRATVIGIIVGIVPGAGSSIASFVAYDDAKRSSKTPELFGTGSPEGVIASETSNNAVVGGSLIPALTLGVPGNAVSAVLIGGLMIHGLKPGPTLFIENSGIVYSFIMSLFVSNLAFIPVGLFIARYGIKLIETPASILGPLVIGLAVMGSYAINMSVVEIMLMLGIGLIGFLMKEFDVPREPLVLGLVLGSMAEGELARAFSLVHGSVPMLLKSMARSPLSLVIIALTLLSLWQGVRKQFLKKK; via the coding sequence ATGGAGAATTTAATGTCAGGCATAGCACAGGGAATTTTTTCATTAGCTGATCCAATGATATTGCTCATGATCTTTGCCGGTACAGTCTTCGGTGTCGTTATCGGAGCACTTCCGGGCCTTACAAGCACCATGGGTGTCGCACTGCTTGTTCCCGTTACCTTTGGAATGAGCCCGGAGATGGGCCTTGCACTGCTGGGAGCGATCTACTGCTCTTCGACCTACTCAGGTGCTATCAGCGCAATACTGATCAACATTCCGGGGACTCCGGCCAACTGCTGCACTCTTCTTGATGGTTACCCAATGACTCAAAAGGGCGAATCGGGAAGAGCAATAGCACTGGCAACTTCCGCATCCGCATTTGGAGGTTTTATCAGCATCTTTGCACTCCTCTTCATGGCGCCTCCTCTGGCAGAATTTGCATTGAAATTCGGAGCGCAGGAATACTTTCTCCTTGCCCTTTTTGGTGTAAGCGTTATTGCTTCTTTGTCGGACAGAAATATGCTGAAGGGACTATGGGCCGGAGCGCTTGGACTATTCTTAAGTATCATCGGAATGCACCCGCTTACCGGTGATGTAAGGTTTACAGCAGGGATAGCTGAGCTTTACAGCGGACTTCCCATTGTGATCGCTCTGATCGGTCTTTACTCAATACCGGAAGTGATCTCTTCATTAAGTGGGTCCGATAATTCTGAAAAACAGGTCAATGCTGTGGGAAGCGGAGTAATTTCACAGATGATGGAGCTTTTTAAATACAAAATGCTTATTTTTAGGGCTACTGTGATCGGCATAATCGTAGGGATAGTGCCCGGTGCCGGCAGCAGTATAGCCAGTTTTGTGGCTTATGACGACGCGAAAAGAAGCTCAAAAACCCCTGAACTATTCGGTACCGGAAGTCCGGAAGGGGTAATAGCCTCCGAAACGTCGAACAACGCTGTGGTCGGCGGATCTCTCATTCCGGCTTTAACTTTGGGTGTCCCCGGCAACGCGGTATCTGCAGTTCTGATCGGCGGTCTTATGATACATGGACTGAAGCCGGGCCCCACTCTTTTTATAGAGAACTCTGGGATAGTATATAGTTTCATAATGAGTCTCTTCGTTTCCAATCTGGCTTTCATACCGGTGGGACTCTTTATTGCTCGTTACGGAATCAAATTAATAGAGACCCCGGCTTCGATCCTTGGTCCTCTTGTGATCGGGCTTGCTGTGATGGGCTCTTACGCCATCAACATGTCTGTGGTAGAGATCATGCTCATGCTCGGGATAGGACTTATCGGATTTCTCATGAAAGAATTCGATGTTCCAAGGGAGCCGTTAGTATTGGGTTTGGTTTTGGGCAGCATGGCGGAGGGCGAGCTTGCAAGGGCGTTTTCACTGGTGCACGGAAGCGTGCCGATGCTTCTGAAGAGCATGGCCAGAAGTCCGCTCTCCCTTGTAATAATTGCACTGACCCTTCTTTCCTTATGGCAGGGTGTCAGAAAACAGTTTCTGAAGAAAAAATAA
- a CDS encoding HlyD family secretion protein, with protein MRVSFSQSQKNDPEVRAGVRIPYSPGKRSVSKLLWWSILALVFTPLLILLWNLIFGWFFISSPGVISLDTYPITAAENGVITEIGVKKRSDVQAGSVAMRLQREPAPELLNQIALMKAERDALEISLKQAKPLPAISTKAADQNVVFFKKELETMKRLMDQGAATRAEVNLAEQNLRSAVAQRGSLLSARAEPSAANDIRSRIDYLERSISYLEGLNGSSYAVTLKNAGRVQSVEVVSGQSVRAGQELMWIADPATAKVTAYVAPENFAKIKLDTEANVVLPGRSKKIRATLQEMPTLSQSTPGGLGSRMILSSKSVTVYLRLKDPLPEDRIVDGLPVKVEWGLRSFF; from the coding sequence ATGAGGGTATCTTTTTCACAGAGTCAGAAAAATGACCCGGAAGTCAGGGCCGGCGTAAGGATACCATATTCTCCCGGCAAAAGGAGCGTGTCGAAACTGCTCTGGTGGTCGATACTCGCACTTGTATTTACACCGCTCCTTATCCTTTTGTGGAATTTGATCTTTGGATGGTTCTTCATCTCGTCCCCGGGGGTCATCTCACTGGACACCTATCCCATTACTGCTGCAGAAAACGGAGTGATCACTGAGATCGGTGTTAAAAAAAGGTCGGATGTACAGGCAGGATCCGTTGCGATGAGGCTGCAAAGGGAACCTGCCCCTGAGCTTCTGAATCAGATCGCACTTATGAAAGCAGAAAGGGATGCGCTGGAAATATCACTGAAACAGGCAAAACCACTGCCGGCCATTTCTACAAAAGCAGCGGACCAAAATGTCGTATTTTTTAAAAAGGAACTGGAGACGATGAAGCGGCTTATGGATCAGGGAGCAGCTACAAGAGCCGAGGTTAACCTTGCGGAACAAAACCTCAGGTCAGCGGTCGCCCAGCGTGGATCACTGCTGTCGGCAAGAGCAGAACCTTCGGCTGCCAATGATATAAGGTCAAGGATAGATTATCTGGAAAGAAGCATAAGCTATCTTGAAGGACTTAACGGGTCATCCTATGCCGTTACCCTCAAAAATGCCGGCAGGGTGCAGTCGGTAGAGGTCGTTTCAGGCCAATCGGTCAGGGCGGGGCAGGAACTTATGTGGATAGCTGACCCGGCGACGGCAAAGGTAACAGCATATGTGGCACCTGAAAATTTTGCAAAGATCAAGCTTGATACGGAGGCAAATGTAGTACTCCCCGGAAGGTCAAAAAAGATAAGGGCAACCTTACAGGAGATGCCGACCCTTTCACAGAGTACGCCGGGCGGCCTTGGCAGCAGGATGATACTTTCCTCAAAAAGTGTAACAGTATATCTGAGGCTGAAGGACCCCCTTCCGGAGGACCGCATCGTTGACGGACTTCCCGTAAAAGTTGAGTGGGGACTGAGGTCCTTTTTTTAG
- a CDS encoding tripartite tricarboxylate transporter substrate binding protein: MKKSFKMIFAVLVVFTLFGMTLPAMAAPYPSKAVVAIVPFGPGGGNDILIRLVAKYISPELNKQALVVENKPGAGGQIGWTALAKARPDGYTIGATSLPSMILVKSLRKNVPFELDDFQYICNFQIDPIIWVVNKDSELKTARDVMEYARKNPKKLNVAGDGPQSNIQLQHLIASKLLKMETNFVSYSGSGPALTALLGKQVDLAVTTLSSAIPHIEGGRLVPLVVFYDKKLPGLSIKTSKEVFGMNIPSAGTALRGVAAPKKMNPKDVATLEKAFEKVAKNPEFLAQAKALGLTIEFMGNKESNKLVEESAKVVEEYKSLF; the protein is encoded by the coding sequence ATGAAAAAGAGCTTTAAAATGATTTTTGCCGTATTGGTCGTATTTACACTTTTTGGAATGACCCTTCCTGCCATGGCCGCACCATATCCTTCAAAAGCCGTTGTTGCAATAGTTCCTTTCGGACCGGGGGGCGGCAATGATATCCTTATCCGTCTCGTTGCAAAATACATATCACCCGAGCTTAACAAACAGGCACTGGTAGTCGAAAACAAGCCCGGAGCCGGCGGGCAGATAGGCTGGACAGCACTTGCGAAGGCAAGGCCTGACGGGTACACGATCGGGGCGACCAGCCTTCCCTCAATGATACTGGTAAAGAGCCTTCGTAAAAATGTTCCTTTTGAACTGGATGATTTTCAGTATATATGTAATTTCCAGATCGACCCTATAATCTGGGTGGTCAACAAGGACAGCGAACTCAAAACAGCCAGGGATGTAATGGAATATGCCCGCAAGAACCCCAAGAAGCTCAATGTTGCAGGAGACGGTCCGCAGAGCAATATTCAACTCCAGCATCTGATCGCATCCAAGCTTCTCAAGATGGAGACGAACTTTGTTTCCTATAGCGGATCAGGTCCTGCACTCACAGCCCTTCTGGGGAAACAGGTCGACCTTGCCGTGACGACATTAAGCTCAGCGATCCCGCACATTGAGGGCGGAAGGTTGGTACCTCTTGTTGTCTTCTATGACAAAAAGCTCCCCGGACTCAGTATCAAGACTTCCAAGGAAGTCTTTGGCATGAACATCCCCTCAGCCGGCACTGCTCTTCGCGGTGTTGCCGCCCCCAAAAAGATGAACCCAAAGGATGTTGCGACGCTTGAGAAGGCTTTTGAAAAAGTCGCGAAAAATCCTGAGTTCCTGGCACAGGCAAAAGCTCTCGGGCTGACGATCGAATTCATGGGCAACAAGGAATCAAACAAGCTGGTTGAAGAATCTGCAAAAGTAGTTGAAGAGTATAAATCCCTATTTTAG
- a CDS encoding aminopeptidase, producing MKEALMMQGARTIMDNCVSLRAGENILIITDMVQENIAKVLAAAAVERGAEVVVSVMKPRKKAGQEPPKMIAESMLHADVILIPVSYSVTHTYAVKAAAANGARILVLTDFTEDMLIHGGIEADFQSIKPVCKAVADAFAKGNKVHVTSPGGTDLWIDITGRRGNALYCVVEPGEFSTIPTVEANSSPIEGSANGRIVADASIPYLGIGVLDEPVIVDVRDGFITSITGGKQAEVLKKDLASHNDHNCYNIAELGVGLNPKCRMCGIMLEDEGVIGTAHIGIGTSITLGGTVKAPTHYDLLMWNPRIEVDGQVIIDGDKVLV from the coding sequence ATGAAAGAGGCCCTCATGATGCAGGGAGCAAGGACCATCATGGATAACTGCGTCTCCCTCAGGGCAGGAGAAAATATCCTGATAATTACGGATATGGTGCAGGAGAATATTGCTAAAGTACTCGCGGCTGCAGCCGTGGAGCGCGGGGCTGAAGTTGTAGTGAGCGTAATGAAGCCGCGCAAAAAGGCCGGGCAGGAACCTCCCAAGATGATCGCAGAGAGCATGCTGCATGCAGATGTGATACTTATCCCCGTAAGTTATTCTGTAACACACACTTATGCAGTCAAGGCCGCAGCGGCAAATGGGGCACGTATCCTGGTCCTTACGGATTTTACTGAGGACATGCTTATCCACGGAGGCATCGAGGCAGACTTCCAGTCGATCAAGCCCGTATGCAAAGCTGTCGCTGACGCATTTGCGAAGGGAAACAAAGTCCATGTGACATCTCCAGGCGGAACTGACCTCTGGATCGACATCACAGGCAGGCGCGGCAATGCCCTCTACTGTGTGGTCGAACCCGGCGAATTCTCAACGATACCCACCGTAGAGGCCAATTCATCACCGATAGAGGGATCGGCAAACGGCAGGATAGTCGCGGACGCCAGTATTCCCTATCTTGGCATAGGTGTTCTTGATGAACCCGTCATAGTAGATGTCAGGGACGGTTTCATCACAAGCATTACAGGAGGCAAACAGGCTGAAGTGCTGAAGAAGGATCTCGCAAGCCACAACGACCACAACTGCTACAACATTGCGGAACTGGGCGTGGGGCTGAACCCCAAATGCAGAATGTGCGGGATAATGCTTGAGGACGAAGGAGTCATAGGCACAGCCCACATCGGTATCGGAACAAGCATCACACTAGGCGGGACTGTAAAGGCTCCGACCCATTATGACCTTTTGATGTGGAATCCCAGGATAGAGGTCGACGGACAAGTGATCATCGATGGTGATAAAGTCCTCGTCTAA